The DNA sequence CGGTACCCGTACGAATTGCCTTCTGGCATCACATCGGCCGTCGCTGGGTTCTCAGGTAAAGCGCGCGTGGCCTATGAGAAGAACCGATGTTTGCATAAAGCACTGGCCAATATGGTTGCAGAGAGTGGGAGTAACCCGTTCACCGTCTACTACTCGCAGGGACACACGACTCTGGGGCACGCCAGCATCGATACTCACTCGGATGGACTCGTGGTGGCCAAGGGGAATCCGCGAGCGATCCCAGCGAGCTGGGATGGTGGCGACGGGACGGTTCCTACGTTTTCTGCGATTCCCGATGTCCTCGAAGACAACGTATCCCACCGGCGGCGGCTGAGAGGTAAGCATCAAGACCTGGTGGAAGAGACGTTGGTGTTTGAGCATGTGTCGGAGCATGCGCGGGATCGTTTGCCCGCTGCGGCCAGGGGGGCTCGCCGACATGATGTCGATGCATACCTGCAGCTTGATCTCGAGGATGTCGTGCTCGCGGGCACTCAAGCTGAGGTGAGGCTGCGCGTTGTAGACAAGGCTGGCAGTGTACTGGATGTGGGGAATGTCGGCGGCAACGTCGGCGGTAAACGGTTCCGGGCAGAGCGCTGTGACGACGGATGGTGGTCGGCCCAGCTTCCGGCGCTGGAGGAGGGTGTGCACTCGTTGATGTTGTCGGCGACGGGTGTGCCCAACGTCGATCGTCTTGTGTTGAAGACGCGTGTGGGGGCAGCATCGTGAATGAGCGCAATCTGTGGGATTCAATCAACCACCCGACGGGGTTGGTAGATATGGTTCACGTCGGGTGGGTGCAGCGCTTGCTTAGCTCTGCGGAGTGGAGCGGTTTCCCTGGTCCTGAGCCTGACCTCGTCGCTCACGGACAGACGCGAGTGGGCCCTCATGCGAGGAAGATTTTTGAGGAGTTCGCCGAGCTGGGGCTTCGATACGTTGGGGAGCCGACAGATAGCGAGCCTGGGGCGCAGCGTATTCGGCCTGTCAACGAGGTGCTCGGTCTCCGAAAGGCGACGTGCGTGGATCTGTGTGTGGCCTTTTGTTGCGCTGCGCTCGATGCCGGGATCTACCCGCTGATCCTGACGGTGACGGCTGACGGTGGGCAGCGGCGGCACGCGATCGTCTTGGTGCCCATGGAACGTCAGTGGGCCATGGGGTGCGACGTCCTCATCGACGAGGGGTTCAGCCGCGAGCCGATGCTGCCTAATCGGGAAGACCTGAGAGATCTCGTGGTCGGGTCCGCCGATGATCCCGGGGGTACGTGGCTGGCGATTGACGTACAGCAGGTCACTGAATCAGATGGCAATTGGAAAACTGCACTGTTTTTGGGCGCTGAGTATGTCCACGACTGGGAGTGGGACGTCTGTGTGGACGTTGGGGGGCTGCGCAGCCGTACCCCTGATTGTGTGCTTCCTCCCGGGGGACACATCGAGAAGGTCTTGGCCCCTGCTTATGCCGAGCTGCCCGAGAATTTCACGCCCCTGCAGCTCATGTGGGGGCGTTATGGTGCGGTGCCATATCAGCAGTGTGATGAGATCCGTCAGCTTCGTGAGTGGGCAACGACGACGGCGGATGCTACCGCACCGTCGCAGGGAGGACATAACGCGGACATTGCTGTCGCTGTGGTGACGGGGACGGGGGGATCCGGGAAGACACGCCTGGCCGCGCAGCTGTGCCATGAACTGTCCTCGATTGGTTGGTACGCGGGGTTCTTGCCCTCGACGGTCGATGTGACGGATGAGGAGCTGTCTGCTCTCACGGAGGTGACCACTGAGCTTCTGGTGGTGGTGGACTACGCTGAGGAAGCTCGGCGAGGTCTCGTGGCACGGGTGGTACGCAAGCTGCGGGCGAGGCACTCGCCGACCCGGATCGTGTTGACAGCGCGTGGTGCCGACGCGTGGTGGGAGGAGTTCCGCGAGGAGGCGGAGCAAGAGGGAACCCCACTGAGTAACAC is a window from the Schaalia odontolytica genome containing:
- a CDS encoding esterase/lipase family protein, whose amino-acid sequence is MSRSLPLVVVIPGIGGSELADASGTIVYRAGLGSLLSVGRDPSALDPNNELRPVGLIGPCSLICWQFITGYDGLLSGITKGLGLSPGRVVTAGEDLVDRDATVVAFPYDFRRSVEQIANDLDRVVRERAQGRHVVLVAHSMGGLVAAWWWSFMSEGIDVDQIITLGTPFRGAAKALDVLVNGMRIGPFPATQAVSDTVRTWDSVFDLLPHYQVVSGNDNYRYPYELPSGITSAVAGFSGKARVAYEKNRCLHKALANMVAESGSNPFTVYYSQGHTTLGHASIDTHSDGLVVAKGNPRAIPASWDGGDGTVPTFSAIPDVLEDNVSHRRRLRGKHQDLVEETLVFEHVSEHARDRLPAAARGARRHDVDAYLQLDLEDVVLAGTQAEVRLRVVDKAGSVLDVGNVGGNVGGKRFRAERCDDGWWSAQLPALEEGVHSLMLSATGVPNVDRLVLKTRVGAAS